In Streptomyces qaidamensis, one DNA window encodes the following:
- a CDS encoding metal-sensitive transcriptional regulator, with product MTDVTDTTDVAHVTPGTADTAGAGVAADHDHGVHGYHKQKDEHLKRLRRIEGQIRGLQRMVDEDVYCIDILTQVSASTKALQSFALQLLEEHLRHCVADAALKGGDEIDAKVKEATQAIARMLRT from the coding sequence ATGACGGACGTGACCGACACGACAGATGTCGCACATGTCACCCCCGGCACCGCCGACACCGCCGGGGCGGGCGTGGCGGCCGATCACGACCACGGCGTGCACGGGTACCACAAGCAGAAGGACGAACACCTCAAGCGCCTGCGCCGCATCGAGGGCCAGATCCGCGGCCTGCAGCGCATGGTCGACGAGGACGTCTACTGCATCGACATACTCACGCAGGTCTCCGCTTCCACCAAGGCCCTGCAGTCCTTCGCCCTCCAGCTCCTGGAGGAGCACCTGCGGCACTGCGTCGCCGACGCGGCCCTCAAGGGCGGTGACGAGATCGACGCGAAGGTGAAGGAGGCGACCCAGGCGATCGCCCGCATGCTGCGGACGTGA